The Penaeus vannamei isolate JL-2024 chromosome 4, ASM4276789v1, whole genome shotgun sequence genome segment tttctcactttctttctttctctctctctctctctctctctctctccttccccctcccccttctcccccttcttccctttcacctattgtgcgtatatatgtgttttgcaAACCCATTCTCCAGGTGGTTTATGGCTCAAGCACCCTCCTTACCGCCATACACAGTTCACGGTCTGGTGGTCGCGggtctcatcctccccctccctctcttttaccctctctgtctctgtctctgtctgtctctgtctgtctctgtctgtctgtctctgtctctgtctctgtctcagtctgtctctgtctctgtctctgtctctgtctctgtctgtctgtctctctctctctctcctctctctctctctctctctctctctctctctctctctctctcgctctctctctctctttctctctctttcgctctttgccactcttttcctcttcagCCTTCTCTCACCAGGTGGAGCTAAAGGCAGcggatctctccccctctctttattattgattattattatcattatttttattcttaatattgtcattgccataatcattattattattatgatgatgataataataataatagtaataataataattattattgttattgttattattattattattattattattattattattattattattattattattatcattacaattatatttattacgattgccattattattgtcatgcttgttatcattatcgttattctctctccttccctcgccagGTGGAGCTAAAAGCGAAGGTATGCGTGGCCGCGCTCTGTGTCTGTGACCGCACCACGACCctcaacccccacacccccacctcccccacagtCCTCCAACCCCACACTCGCCAACACACCCACagcctcctccacacacacccgcacacccacacccacacccacagcccGCCACAGCCGCAGCTCGCCGCGTCGCAGGTCAAGATGTCGTCGGGACCGCATGCGTCGAGAATCGTGCGGAAGTACAGGAGGTCACGGCTGAAGCGGGTCAAGCGGCAGGAGTACAAGAAGCTGCGGGACATGGTGCCGGCGCTGCAGGAGAAGCCCCGCGTGTCCAAGGTGGGTgtcgggggggatggggtggggggaagggggcttgggagggggggaggggaagggggaggggaaggggggaggggagggaggaaggggttgtaTGTCCAAGGTAGGTATCGGGCGGgtaaggtgtggggggaggggaaggggaaggaaggggatcgggagggagggagaggagggaggggttggcgtATGTTCCAAGGTAGGTGTCGGATGGgtttggcaggggggggggagagaggaagggaagggggagggggaggaggaaggggaagggggaaggagggagagcttaagggggagtggatggaggagagggaggggcggttgTATGTCCAAGGTAGGTGTCAGTTTGGGGcttaggagggggaagaggaggagggaagggaatggaaggggagggggagggagggaaaggaaaagaaagaggaaaggggaaggggaagagggatgaggaagggggaaggggggatggggagaagatgagggggagggatggagggaaggaggggttgtgtGTCCAAGGTGGGTGTCGGTGGGcttggaaaggaggggaagggaaggggggagggaggtgttgtgtgtgcttgtgtgtggatgGTTTGCTTGTATTTGGGTGTAGTTGAAGTGGTAAGGGTATTGTTGTTACGttattattcgtttgtttgtttttagtttgtcTGACGAATTACTTTCCTTTTAAATGCTCACAGAAGAACAagcggaggtgtgtgtgtgtgtttgtgtgtatatatgtatgtatgtatatatgtatatacgtaagtatgtcTGCAGCcgagtgtacatgtgtacatcaCGCGCATGACCGTCCATACATGCGTACATCCCCGTGAACTTACCCGCCTCTACGCATTTTTTAGACCAGTAGCataaccagttttttttttttctttttctaccgaGCCAGCTGTTCTTCCTGCTCATTACCTGCTACCTGCTTCCTCGTCCCAGCCAGCCACCGCGCGATCAGGTGTTGGAGTTGCAAATGTTGCTTTTCGTTGCATCTCTCGTGACCGGCCATCTGTGTCCTCTGTTCgggtcgctctctcgctctctcggtgcCCAGCTGACTGGCGGCTTGGCTGTGTCGCTTCCTTGGGGTCACTttaatttgtgtttgtgcgtgtttgtgcgtgtgtgtgtgtgtgtgtgtgtgtgtgtgtgtgtgtgtgtgtgtgtgtgtgtgtgtgtgtgtgtgtgtgtgtgtgtgtgtgtgtgtgtgtgtgtgttttgtatcggAGGCTATCTTGCTTCGTTGATCTCTTGTGTTTATATTATCTCGAGTttgggttattttttctttttgtttgtttgtatctctctctctctctctctctctctctctctctctctctctctctctctctctctctctctctctctctttctctctttctctctctttctctctctctttctctctctctctctttctctctctctctctttctctctctttctctctctctctttctctctctctctctttctctctctatctctctctctctctctctctctctctctctctctctctctctctctctctctctctctctctctctctctttctttctctctgttctttctctctgtctgtctgtcttgtctctctctctctctctctctctctctctctctctctctctctctcctcctctctctctctctctccctctctctctctctatctctctctcacacacacacacaccaacacacacacacacactgtctctctctctctttctctctctctctctctctctctctctctctctctctctctctctctctctctctctctctctctctctttccgctctctctctctctctctctctctctctctctctctctctctctctctctctctctctctctctctctctctctctctttcacacacgctctctctctttcactctctttctctttcacacacacactcacacactatctcattttcacacacacactctctctctctctctctctctctctctctctctctctctctctctctctctctctctctctctctctctctctctctctctgtctctgctctctctgctcgctcgctctctctctctctctttctcattcactcccctcctccctcccctccctctcccttctctacatctttccctccctcactccctccctttcccaccccttccttccttcatcccccccccccctcttcccattctcccccccccaacacccttcatttctctccgaaaaaaaaaactcatactaatctttctctccctctctctctccccttcgtcgtcAGGTGGAGGTGATCGAGGAAGCCATCAAGTACATCGACGAGCTGCACACGGCGCTGATCGAGAGGTTTCGCACCAGAGGCCTTCCGGCTACGCTTAGAGGTGAGTACCGCGCTCGGATTTTggtcctaattttttttttttttgcttttgggggggggggttgggctgtttttttttttttttttttttttgcggggggatgatttttaaaattgtttttttttttttttttttgggggggggggatttgggctgttttggattttttttatacagttaattggaatacacacacacacacacacacacacacacacacacacacacacacacacacacacacacacacacacacacacacacacacacacacacacatatatttatttatttatttatttatttaaggagGGGTTAGAAAGGAATGGGAATGAGACGATGATGGATGgttaggagaaaggaggagagagaccctccccctttccctcgcccccccctacctccccctccttcccctccttctccctctcctcctctttcccccctaaacccattcctcttcccttctcccctctccccctttcatcccccactcccctctctcccccctcatccccccctccattcAAAGGGCGAATAAAAGGAACTCGTACCCTGgcgcaccccctctcccccctcccccccacacgaaGGTATTGCAAGACAGGTTGTTGATCAAGTTCGACGGCTAAATTGGCCATGTTTGAcagcgaagaaagggagaggagaggggcggggagtgagggaaagggtggggagtgaggaaggggtggggagtgtgaggggaagagggggtgaggaaggaggaagggggcatTGTTAATGGGAGGCGGTGCGTGTGTGATGGGGAGAGatgtggggggagtgagggggaggggttggggtgagggggaaggagtggggtgaggagagagCAGGGGGGTGTTAATGGGAGGCAGCGCGTGTGTGATGGGG includes the following:
- the LOC113807632 gene encoding uncharacterized protein, translating into MSEIKMVELKAKVCVAALCVCDRTTTLNPHTPTSPTVLQPHTRQHTHSLLHTHPHTHTHTHSPPQPQLAASQVKMSSGPHASRIVRKYRRSRLKRVKRQEYKKLRDMVPALQEKPRVSKVEVIEEAIKYIDELHTALIERFRTRGLPATLRDLPLDSREVHGGNIRDLVRHLLASSNPASLPPARIENARTLPSFIQKIGKTRRI